A window of Clostridium taeniosporum genomic DNA:
TAGTATTTAAACTAGGGAATGAGTATTTTGCTGTTGAAACAGAACGTGTTCAAAGTATTAATGATATGATGGGGATAACTAGAGTGCCAAAAGCACCTAGTTATATTAAAGGGTTAATAAATTTAAGAGGAAGTATAAAATCACTTGTTGATATAAATCTGTTGTTAAATGTTGATTCAAGTGCTGAACAAAATAATATAATAATATTAACTGTTAAGGACGAAGAAATCGGAATTTCAGTTGATGAAGTTGACGAAGTGTTAGATATAGAAGAAAAAGATATACAAAGATTAGAAGATAATAATGGACCAGACTATATAAAAGGAATTGTAGATTATAACAACAAACTTCTAACAATAATAAATATTGATAGGTTGTTAAATTAGTAATGAAATGAGGGATAAAAAATGGCAGATGTTTTATCACAAAGTGAAATAGATGCCTTGTTATCTGCTTTATCTACAGGAGAACTAGAACCGGAAACACAGCCCAAAGAAGAGGAAAAACATAAAATAAAGTTATATGACTTTAAAAGTCCGCAAAAATTTTCTAAAGATCATATTAGAACTTTAGAGCTTATACATGATAATTTTGCAAGAATAATTTCTAATTATTTGACAGGACAAATAAGAAAGAATGTTAAAGTCAAAATAGAAACTGTAGAACAGATAACCTATGAGGAATTTATACATTCCGTACAAAATCCTACTATCATCACTATATTTAAAATGCCCCCATTAACAGGATCGATTATATTTGAAACAAATCCTCAATTATCATTTCAAATAATAGATATTTTGCTTGGGGGAAGTGGAGATAGAAAAATAGGTAATAAAGAATTTTCTGATATAGATAAAAATATAATAAAACAAGTTACTACTGGAATGATTAGTAATCTAAAATTAGCATGGGAAGATATTTTAAATGTAACTCCTGAGGTAGAAGGAATAGAAACTAATCCAGCAATAAATCAAACATTAGCACCAAATGAACCAGTTGCGCTTATTACGTTTTCAGTTGAATTTGGAGAACATAGTACTTTTATGAATATGTGTATTCCATACTTAAGTATAGAAAAAGTATTAGACAAATTGGTAGTACAATATTGGTTCCAAAATGATGATGAGGCATTAGTTGAGGAATCAAGAAGAAAAATGGAAAAAGGAATTCAAAAAGTTGATATTGATGTATTTGCAGAACTTGGAAGTACAAGTATCATGGTTGATGATTTCTTAAAGCTAACTAAGGGAGACATAATTAAGCTTGATGATAAGAGCTCTTCACCTATAAAAGTATATGTAGGAAACGAGTTGTGTTACTATGCAAAACCTGGAGTAACAGGAAAAAATATGGGCGTTGCTATTTTAGATATAATAGATAAGGAAGTGAAAGAGTATGAGTAATAGTTTTCTATCGCAAGAAGAAATAAATGCACTTCTAGCAGGAGAACTTAGTAATGAAGAAACACAGGAAGTTTCTCAAGATAATGGGAATAAAGAAGAATTGACTGATATTGAAAAAGACCTGTTAGGAGAAATAGGAAATATATCAATGGGATCAGCTTCTACAGCTCTTTATCAAATTATTAATCAAAATGTAAATATAACAACACCTGTAGTTTCTTTAACAACATTAAAAGATATTAAGGCTTCTTTTGAGATTCCTAATATAGTATTAGATGTTGAGTATACAGAAGGCATAATAGGAAGAAATATATTGGTTATGAGAACAGATGATGCTGCTGTAATAGCCAATCTGATGATGGGTGGAGATGGTAAGGTAGCTGAAAATGCTGAATTATCAGAAATAGAAGTTAGTGCTGTACAAGAGGCAATGAATCAAATGATAGGTTCGGCAGCAACATCTATGGCAACAATGTTTTCGCGTAAGGTAGATATATCTCCTCCAACTTCAAAGTTATGGAGAGAGAAAGATGAACCAATTACAGAAACTCTATCAGAAGAAGAAGAGATTGTAAGAGTTTCATTTAGATTAATAATAGGTGATCTTGTTGATAGCAATATAATGCAAATATTACCTTTAAGTACAGCAAAGAAGATTGTTTCTATAATGATGGGTCAAGATGGTAGTGCTAGTGAATCAGAAAATACTGTGGCAGAAAAAACAGCATCTAAGCCAGTTCAAACACAAAAAGCTATACCTAATAAGGAACAAGCGTC
This region includes:
- the fliY gene encoding flagellar motor switch phosphatase FliY, giving the protein MSNSFLSQEEINALLAGELSNEETQEVSQDNGNKEELTDIEKDLLGEIGNISMGSASTALYQIINQNVNITTPVVSLTTLKDIKASFEIPNIVLDVEYTEGIIGRNILVMRTDDAAVIANLMMGGDGKVAENAELSEIEVSAVQEAMNQMIGSAATSMATMFSRKVDISPPTSKLWREKDEPITETLSEEEEIVRVSFRLIIGDLVDSNIMQILPLSTAKKIVSIMMGQDGSASESENTVAEKTASKPVQTQKAIPNKEQASIQEKPIVEEPRRVQQPVEVHEAAFEALAPGGNTQAPKNIDLILDVPLDISVVLGRTKKSIKDILSLSTGSLIELDKLAEEPVEILVNGKKIAYGEVVVVDENFGVRITSIVSNAERIRSLR
- the fliM gene encoding flagellar motor switch protein FliM gives rise to the protein MADVLSQSEIDALLSALSTGELEPETQPKEEEKHKIKLYDFKSPQKFSKDHIRTLELIHDNFARIISNYLTGQIRKNVKVKIETVEQITYEEFIHSVQNPTIITIFKMPPLTGSIIFETNPQLSFQIIDILLGGSGDRKIGNKEFSDIDKNIIKQVTTGMISNLKLAWEDILNVTPEVEGIETNPAINQTLAPNEPVALITFSVEFGEHSTFMNMCIPYLSIEKVLDKLVVQYWFQNDDEALVEESRRKMEKGIQKVDIDVFAELGSTSIMVDDFLKLTKGDIIKLDDKSSSPIKVYVGNELCYYAKPGVTGKNMGVAILDIIDKEVKEYE
- a CDS encoding chemotaxis protein CheW, producing the protein MQIVVFKLGNEYFAVETERVQSINDMMGITRVPKAPSYIKGLINLRGSIKSLVDINLLLNVDSSAEQNNIIILTVKDEEIGISVDEVDEVLDIEEKDIQRLEDNNGPDYIKGIVDYNNKLLTIINIDRLLN